The following proteins are co-located in the Terriglobia bacterium genome:
- the argH gene encoding argininosuccinate lyase: MKLWDKGYRLDQEVERYTVGDDYLLDQALVKYDCIASIAHAGALRKAGVLTEAERQKLVRALRRILELDGQGKFRIAPEDEDGLTAIEKHLVRTLGSLGKKIHTARSRNDQAATAVRLYCRERLLGVRRLIDSCARALRRKARRLRGARMPGYTHARKAMPSSFAAWLEASAESMSDNRIMVRAALELLDQNPLGTGAGYGIPVFKIDRRQTARELGFSRLQRSPLYVQNSRGKFEAIVVSALANVMFDINKMCSDLILFSMDEFGFVRLPRNLCTGSSIMPQKHNPDVLEIARAQYHTVVANEFRIKGIIGNLMSGYNRDLQMTKKPLMESFEIVENSLSIVRLVIEQLEIDEEKCRQACTPEIFATEEAYRLVQSGMPFRDAYRKVAEKFHVMVSQNRSHRDSPVLKTRMKAKDQRRARRE; the protein is encoded by the coding sequence ATGAAACTCTGGGACAAGGGTTACCGGCTCGATCAGGAAGTGGAGCGCTACACGGTGGGGGACGACTACCTGCTCGACCAGGCGCTCGTCAAATATGACTGCATCGCGTCCATCGCCCATGCCGGCGCCCTGCGCAAAGCGGGCGTTCTTACGGAGGCAGAAAGGCAGAAGCTGGTGCGTGCGCTGCGTCGCATCCTCGAACTGGACGGGCAGGGGAAGTTCCGCATCGCTCCTGAAGATGAGGACGGATTGACTGCTATCGAAAAGCATCTCGTCCGCACTCTCGGCAGCCTGGGGAAAAAGATCCATACGGCCAGATCGCGAAACGACCAGGCGGCCACCGCGGTCAGGTTGTATTGCAGGGAGCGGCTCCTCGGCGTGCGGCGCCTGATCGACTCATGCGCGCGCGCGCTCCGGCGCAAAGCCCGAAGGCTGCGCGGAGCAAGGATGCCCGGATACACTCATGCCCGCAAGGCAATGCCCTCCTCCTTCGCCGCATGGCTGGAAGCATCTGCCGAGAGCATGAGCGACAACAGAATCATGGTCAGGGCGGCCCTCGAGCTGCTGGACCAGAACCCACTGGGGACAGGGGCAGGATACGGGATACCCGTCTTCAAAATCGACCGGCGGCAGACTGCCCGTGAGCTCGGTTTCTCCAGGCTGCAGCGAAGCCCGCTCTACGTGCAGAACAGCAGGGGCAAGTTCGAAGCGATCGTTGTGTCGGCGCTCGCCAACGTAATGTTCGACATCAACAAGATGTGCTCGGACCTGATCCTGTTTTCCATGGATGAGTTCGGCTTCGTCAGGCTCCCGCGAAACCTGTGCACCGGAAGCTCGATCATGCCACAGAAGCACAATCCCGATGTGCTCGAGATCGCGCGTGCGCAGTATCACACGGTCGTCGCCAACGAGTTCCGCATCAAGGGAATCATCGGCAATCTCATGTCCGGGTATAACCGGGACCTGCAGATGACCAAGAAACCGCTCATGGAGTCATTCGAGATCGTGGAGAATAGCCTGTCGATTGTGAGGCTGGTAATCGAGCAGCTAGAAATCGACGAGGAGAAATGCCGCCAGGCCTGCACACCTGAGATATTCGCCACCGAGGAAGCCTACCGGCTGGTTCAATCCGGGATGCCGTTCCGCGACGCCTATCGAAAGGTGGCAGAGAAATTCCACGTTATGGTGAGTCAAAAT
- a CDS encoding argininosuccinate synthase, producing the protein MSKEKIILAYSGGLDTSVILKWLVNKGYDVVAYVADVGQQEDFAKIREKALKTGASRVYVEDLRKEFVTGYIFPVIKANALYEGRYLLGTAIARPLIARRQIEIANLENASCVSHGATGKGNDQVRFELSYYALKPGVKVLAPWKDAEFLGEFKGRSDLLKYAELHGIQVQATEGKPYSEDENLFHISHEAGILEDPALEPAKDVYSKTVDPEDAPDQPARITIEFKDGIPVTVENPDDGTMETDPLALFMYLNKLGSSHGIGRVDMVENRYVGIKSRGIYETPGGTILHVAHKDIEGVAMDREVMRLRDMLTAKLSELIYYGFWFSPEMDFLMAAIDKSQEVIDGKVHLKLYKGNAFVTGRESTSSLYDQDLSSMHIEGGFNQQDSAGFIKINAIRLMAHNAIMNKKKHAWGVK; encoded by the coding sequence ATGAGCAAAGAAAAAATCATCCTTGCGTACAGCGGGGGACTGGACACTTCCGTGATCCTGAAGTGGCTGGTCAATAAAGGATACGATGTCGTCGCCTACGTCGCCGATGTGGGGCAACAGGAGGATTTCGCCAAGATCAGGGAAAAGGCGTTGAAAACCGGCGCTTCCAGGGTGTACGTGGAAGATCTGAGGAAGGAGTTCGTCACCGGCTACATCTTCCCCGTGATCAAAGCCAATGCGCTCTACGAGGGGCGATATCTGCTGGGAACCGCCATTGCCAGGCCCTTGATCGCCAGGCGGCAGATTGAAATTGCCAACCTCGAAAACGCCTCGTGCGTCTCTCATGGCGCGACCGGCAAAGGCAATGATCAGGTGCGTTTCGAACTCTCGTATTACGCACTGAAACCGGGCGTCAAAGTCCTCGCGCCCTGGAAAGACGCCGAATTCCTGGGAGAATTCAAGGGGCGGTCCGACCTGCTGAAGTATGCCGAACTCCACGGCATTCAAGTCCAGGCAACTGAAGGAAAGCCATACAGCGAGGATGAGAACCTGTTTCACATCAGCCACGAAGCCGGCATACTTGAAGATCCCGCACTCGAACCCGCAAAAGATGTGTATTCAAAAACCGTCGATCCTGAAGACGCGCCTGATCAGCCGGCCAGGATCACGATCGAGTTCAAGGATGGAATCCCGGTCACGGTCGAGAATCCGGACGACGGGACCATGGAGACAGATCCGCTCGCCCTGTTCATGTACCTGAACAAGCTTGGGAGCAGCCACGGTATCGGCCGCGTCGACATGGTGGAAAATCGCTATGTCGGCATCAAATCGCGAGGCATCTATGAAACCCCCGGCGGCACAATCCTCCATGTGGCCCACAAGGACATCGAGGGGGTGGCGATGGACCGTGAGGTCATGCGCCTGCGTGACATGCTCACAGCCAAGCTCTCGGAACTCATTTATTACGGCTTCTGGTTCAGCCCGGAAATGGATTTCCTCATGGCTGCTATTGATAAGAGCCAGGAGGTGATCGACGGCAAGGTGCATCTGAAACTGTACAAAGGGAATGCGTTTGTGACCGGCAGGGAATCGACAAGTTCTCTGTACGATCAGGACCTGTCCAGCATGCACATCGAGGGCGGGTTCAACCAGCAGGATTCCGCGGGCTTCATCAAGATCAACGCCATACGTCTGATGGCGCACAATGCCATCATGAACAAGAAGAAACATGCCTGGGGAGTGAAATGA